A region of the Deltaproteobacteria bacterium genome:
ATGGAACCTGTGCTACCGTCGGAGTAAGTGAAACAACTACGACACGCGGCTAGGCAACCACAAATCGCTTTATTAGGATTGTTAGTACTTAGTCTCGCGCTTTGGCCACGTCTGGCCGGAGCCACTGATGTACCGAATCCGACCATCAAGCCTGAAAAAAGCGAACTTTCCAAGCGTGGCATCAGTGAAGGCCAAAGTTTCGGAATCGCCATCGAAAATGATTCGAAAAATATCGGTGGGCCGGGTTCTGACCAAGCTTACTCGAATGGCGTTCACTTCGCTTATGTCTATGCGCGAAATAAGGTTCCGAAATGGGCACCAAAATCGTTTCGCGAAAGCGAGTTTTTTAAGGGCGAGCTGACGGATTCAACCGCAAATTTTGGCATTTCTATAAATCATCAGATATTTACTCCCGAAAATATTCTCGCCGTCGGTTTGCAAACAAACGATCGGCCTTACGTCGCATGGTTAAACGCCTCGTTTTCGGTAGTCCTTAAAAATCAGAAAAGATCGCAGAGCATCGAACTGAGCCTTGGAACCATCGGTCCAGCTGCCAATGGAGAATCTGTTCAAAATAGCTTTCATCGTTGGATCGGAACTGAAAAAGCGGAGGGCTGGGGGAATCAGCTCAAAGACGAACCGACCGTGCAGATTAATTATCAACAACGCCTTAGCTTTCTTGAAAGCCGAAGCCGCAGCGGCGCCTACTTTGATTTAATCCCGATGTTCGGAGGCGGTCTCGGTAACGTGATCATTGGGCTTCATTCAGGTCTGTTAGCAA
Encoded here:
- a CDS encoding lipid A deacylase LpxR family protein, whose translation is MKQLRHAARQPQIALLGLLVLSLALWPRLAGATDVPNPTIKPEKSELSKRGISEGQSFGIAIENDSKNIGGPGSDQAYSNGVHFAYVYARNKVPKWAPKSFRESEFFKGELTDSTANFGISINHQIFTPENILAVGLQTNDRPYVAWLNASFSVVLKNQKRSQSIELSLGTIGPAANGESVQNSFHRWIGTEKAEGWGNQLKDEPTVQINYQQRLSFLESRSRSGAYFDLIPMFGGGLGNVIIGLHSGLLARIGYNLPDDVGPSRPSGGDTESFVAPMTTFESRSSYYFFAGIRGNAVARNIFLDGNTFQESHRVTKFPFNFETEVGLSAQVRPVNVTWRFVVRSPEFEQDKGFHSFASVGLSISTD